A genomic region of Leptotrichia hofstadii contains the following coding sequences:
- a CDS encoding DMT family transporter, giving the protein MKQYLADFGLLFVGIFWGLGFVFVKIGLNTGVDPFYLSAVRFLVGGIILYGIFFRKVGKFKKNDVLAGLIVGIFQFFGYAFQTYGAMLTTASKNAFFTSINVIIVPYIFWFLHKKRPDIFAFLASVICVLGVAVISFDRKMNLANLNFGDILTIISAIFFAGQIATNGYFSKKVEPLKLVVMQMFVAGILFVVNVFIFSDMSKIQKPAGMMLIAIIYLTIFSTAIPTVLQTFCQKYTTSTRASILMSTESLFAPLFAFFILSERLSLRVAVGAGLVLFAVLVSETKLGLKKIEE; this is encoded by the coding sequence GTGAAACAGTATTTAGCAGATTTTGGACTGCTTTTTGTAGGGATATTTTGGGGACTTGGATTTGTATTTGTGAAGATTGGACTGAATACAGGAGTTGATCCATTTTATTTGTCAGCGGTTAGATTTCTTGTGGGAGGGATTATTCTTTATGGAATTTTCTTTAGAAAAGTAGGAAAATTCAAAAAAAATGATGTTCTTGCTGGATTAATAGTTGGAATTTTTCAGTTTTTTGGATACGCTTTCCAAACTTATGGGGCGATGCTTACGACTGCCAGTAAAAATGCTTTTTTTACTTCGATAAACGTTATAATTGTTCCTTATATTTTTTGGTTTTTGCACAAAAAACGTCCTGATATTTTTGCATTTCTGGCTTCAGTTATTTGTGTGCTGGGAGTTGCTGTGATAAGTTTTGACAGGAAGATGAATCTTGCAAATCTTAATTTTGGCGATATTTTGACAATTATAAGTGCGATATTTTTTGCAGGACAAATTGCTACGAATGGATATTTTAGTAAAAAAGTTGAGCCTTTAAAACTTGTTGTTATGCAGATGTTTGTGGCAGGAATATTGTTTGTAGTAAATGTTTTTATTTTTTCAGATATGAGCAAAATTCAAAAGCCTGCTGGAATGATGTTAATTGCAATAATTTATTTAACAATCTTCTCAACCGCGATACCAACAGTATTACAGACATTCTGCCAAAAATATACAACTTCCACAAGAGCTTCGATACTAATGTCAACAGAATCGCTTTTTGCTCCACTTTTTGCATTTTTTATACTAAGTGAAAGATTATCACTAAGAGTGGCAGTTGGGGCTGGACTGGTACTTTTTGCAGTGCTTGTGTCAGAAACGAAATTGGGACTTAAGAAAATTGAGGAATAA
- a CDS encoding redox-sensing transcriptional repressor Rex — translation MKLKKMEISERVVQRLTEYLSILKEARKQDNEINSIELAKIMNTTSAQVRKDLSTFGEFGVRGKGYDIDNLIEIITKILGIDKINHVIIAGHGKMGEMISSNLDVLGEGFKIVGIFDKDKNKIGKTTANNLIVQDIQNVDEFIKNMKKEFNIKIDTAILAVVKEQAQIAAEGLVKNGICAILNMTTYKLELNEKVRVVDMDISAKLQELNFWRLNNTN, via the coding sequence ATGAAGTTAAAAAAAATGGAAATTTCTGAAAGAGTTGTACAAAGGTTGACAGAATATTTATCTATTCTAAAAGAAGCCAGAAAACAGGATAATGAAATAAATTCAATCGAGCTTGCTAAAATTATGAACACCACTTCTGCTCAGGTACGTAAGGATTTATCTACATTTGGCGAGTTTGGTGTCCGAGGAAAAGGCTATGATATTGATAATTTGATAGAAATTATTACAAAAATTCTAGGAATTGATAAAATTAATCATGTTATAATTGCAGGACATGGTAAAATGGGAGAAATGATTTCCTCAAATCTTGATGTTCTAGGTGAAGGATTTAAAATTGTTGGAATATTTGATAAGGATAAGAATAAAATTGGAAAAACGACTGCTAATAATTTAATCGTTCAGGATATACAAAATGTTGATGAATTTATAAAAAATATGAAAAAAGAGTTTAATATAAAGATAGACACAGCTATTTTGGCAGTTGTAAAGGAACAGGCGCAAATCGCGGCGGAAGGGCTTGTAAAAAATGGAATTTGTGCGATACTTAATATGACTACTTACAAATTGGAACTGAATGAGAAAGTGAGAGTTGTAGACATGGATATTTCTGCAAAATTACAGGAATTAAATTTTTGGAGACTAAATAATACAAATTAA
- a CDS encoding adenine phosphoribosyltransferase, which translates to MKIEEKEKIEKLIRSVKDFPEKGVIFRDITTALKDKEGLEIVIKDFTDRYKDKGIDYVVGADARGFIFGAAIAYNIGAGFVPARKPGKLPAEVESVEYSLEYGKNSIEIHKDAFGKGSKILIVDDLLATGGTAKAMAQLVEKLEAEVYELAFMIELSDLRGRDFLKGYEVYSQLKY; encoded by the coding sequence ATGAAAATAGAAGAAAAAGAAAAAATAGAAAAATTAATCCGTTCAGTAAAGGATTTTCCTGAAAAAGGAGTAATTTTTAGAGATATTACAACAGCATTAAAAGATAAAGAAGGATTAGAAATTGTTATAAAAGATTTTACAGACAGATATAAAGATAAAGGAATAGACTACGTGGTAGGAGCTGACGCAAGAGGTTTTATTTTCGGAGCTGCAATAGCTTATAATATTGGAGCAGGTTTTGTTCCTGCAAGAAAACCTGGGAAATTACCAGCAGAAGTGGAAAGTGTAGAATATTCATTAGAATACGGAAAAAATAGCATTGAAATTCACAAGGATGCCTTTGGAAAAGGTTCAAAAATATTAATAGTGGATGATTTGCTAGCCACAGGAGGAACAGCCAAAGCTATGGCTCAGCTGGTAGAAAAACTAGAAGCAGAAGTATATGAATTAGCTTTTATGATAGAATTGTCTGATTTAAGAGGCAGGGATTTTCTTAAAGGTTATGAAGTTTACTCGCAATTAAAATATTAA
- a CDS encoding hemolysin family protein, whose product MEEKRILLDVILLLVLLFLTSFLSAAESALSSLKQIHLKSDSKEKEKTRESELLKFWLENPNELLTTLLFVKTISYSSMVFSGTYLIKKLYKDNLYIGISFFMLIIFILLFSEMIPRLIARNNIYGVSKTLIIPLNAVRIALKPLIRLFIYISRFIVGLFKIKVKDQMFEITEDEILTFLKAGTESGVFEEGEEEMITSIFEFSETTVKEILTPRRDVFALEAESKIDDVWDEILDQGFTRIPIYTETIDKIVGTVHMKDLLRYDKQTGENPPIKDFMKEAYFVPITKSLIELLEEFKLKQLHMAIVIDEYGGTQGIVTIEDLLEEIVGEIRDEFDQEEENIQQIREKIFDIKGDTPIEEVNDKLEIEIPLSEEYDTISGYIQDKLGKVADVFDQVKDKNFILKVTDMDNKRVERVRAIIIDQEEEKEK is encoded by the coding sequence TTGGAAGAGAAGAGGATTTTGTTAGATGTTATTCTATTATTGGTTTTGTTGTTTCTTACATCGTTTCTATCTGCGGCTGAATCAGCATTATCATCGTTAAAGCAAATTCATTTGAAAAGTGATTCAAAGGAAAAGGAGAAAACTAGAGAAAGTGAATTGCTAAAATTTTGGCTTGAAAATCCAAACGAATTACTTACGACATTGTTATTTGTAAAAACAATCTCATATTCATCCATGGTTTTTTCGGGAACTTATTTAATAAAAAAGCTATATAAAGACAATCTGTATATCGGAATTTCGTTTTTTATGTTAATTATTTTTATTCTTTTATTTTCTGAAATGATTCCAAGGTTAATAGCCAGAAATAATATTTACGGTGTTTCCAAAACTTTAATAATTCCATTAAATGCAGTGCGAATTGCACTAAAACCATTAATAAGGCTATTTATATATATTTCAAGGTTTATTGTCGGATTATTTAAGATAAAAGTGAAAGATCAAATGTTTGAAATAACAGAAGATGAAATTTTGACATTTTTGAAGGCTGGAACAGAAAGCGGTGTATTTGAAGAAGGGGAAGAGGAAATGATTACAAGTATTTTTGAATTTTCCGAAACAACAGTCAAGGAAATACTTACTCCACGAAGAGATGTATTTGCATTGGAAGCAGAAAGTAAAATAGACGATGTATGGGATGAAATTTTAGATCAAGGGTTCACACGTATCCCAATTTACACAGAAACAATCGACAAAATTGTAGGAACAGTCCATATGAAAGATTTACTCCGTTATGATAAGCAAACTGGAGAAAATCCTCCGATAAAGGATTTTATGAAAGAAGCCTACTTTGTTCCCATTACAAAATCCTTGATTGAGCTGCTGGAAGAATTTAAGTTAAAGCAGCTTCATATGGCAATAGTTATTGACGAATATGGTGGAACACAGGGAATTGTAACGATTGAAGACTTGCTGGAGGAAATTGTGGGAGAAATAAGAGATGAATTTGATCAGGAAGAAGAAAATATTCAGCAAATTCGTGAAAAAATATTTGATATAAAAGGAGATACACCTATTGAAGAAGTAAACGATAAATTGGAAATAGAAATTCCCTTGTCTGAGGAATATGACACTATTTCAGGATATATCCAAGATAAATTAGGGAAAGTTGCCGATGTTTTTGATCAGGTAAAGGATAAAAATTTTATATTAAAAGTTACAGATATGGATAATAAGCGTGTCGAAAGAGTAAGGGCGATTATTATTGATCAGGAAGAAGAAAAAGAAAAATAA
- the def gene encoding peptide deformylase produces MKIVLYGHPTLREKSEKVDVVDDNIREILDEMVALMRKANGVGLAANQVDIAKRFFVLEHEGVVKKVINPEILEFSEEIADMEEGCLSIPGIYKKVNRPAKIKVKYLNENGEEVVEELDEMWARAFQHEFDHIEGILFTDKLSVMNKRLVAKKLDVLKKDFAKGRIYRDLD; encoded by the coding sequence ATGAAAATAGTTTTATATGGACATCCAACTTTACGTGAAAAATCAGAAAAAGTTGACGTAGTTGATGATAATATAAGAGAAATTTTAGATGAAATGGTTGCTCTTATGAGAAAAGCCAATGGAGTGGGACTTGCTGCAAATCAGGTGGATATTGCCAAAAGATTTTTTGTGCTGGAACACGAAGGAGTTGTAAAAAAAGTTATTAATCCAGAAATTTTGGAGTTTTCTGAGGAAATTGCAGATATGGAGGAAGGATGCTTGAGCATTCCAGGAATTTACAAAAAAGTAAACCGTCCTGCGAAAATTAAAGTGAAATATTTGAATGAAAATGGGGAAGAAGTCGTTGAAGAACTGGATGAAATGTGGGCTAGGGCATTTCAGCACGAATTTGATCACATAGAAGGAATCCTGTTTACAGACAAACTTTCGGTTATGAATAAAAGATTAGTTGCTAAAAAATTAGATGTTCTAAAGAAAGATTTTGCAAAAGGCAGAATTTACAGGGACTTGGACTAA
- a CDS encoding NUDIX domain-containing protein, with protein MEEIRPRIRVAGILIEDNKILLIQHYKNNKKYWLIPGGGNDWGETAKEALIREYKEETNMDIEVDEFLFLSETIFPNKERHILNLFFKIHRINKNNDAVKLGEEAILTDLKFVTKEELQTMIIYPDIKENLLKLMNGEKIETYLGSLWND; from the coding sequence ATGGAAGAAATCAGACCACGAATACGTGTGGCAGGCATTCTCATAGAAGATAATAAAATTCTATTAATTCAGCATTATAAAAATAATAAAAAATATTGGCTTATTCCTGGCGGAGGAAACGACTGGGGTGAAACTGCAAAAGAAGCTTTAATACGAGAATACAAGGAAGAAACAAATATGGACATAGAAGTCGATGAATTTTTATTTCTTTCAGAAACAATATTTCCTAATAAAGAACGCCACATTTTAAATTTATTTTTTAAAATACACCGAATTAATAAGAACAATGATGCTGTTAAATTAGGAGAAGAAGCTATTCTCACAGATTTAAAATTTGTAACAAAAGAGGAGTTGCAAACAATGATAATTTATCCAGACATCAAAGAAAATTTGTTAAAATTAATGAATGGCGAAAAAATAGAAACTTATTTAGGAAGTTTATGGAATGACTAA
- the folD gene encoding bifunctional methylenetetrahydrofolate dehydrogenase/methenyltetrahydrofolate cyclohydrolase FolD → MKGDTARTDLVVKAMTIIDGKALSEKVLKEIEKEHSELEKKVGRKAGLAVIIVGENPASQIYVRNKIRACEKVGFHSETIRLDENITEENLLLEIEKLNNNSNIDGILVQLPIPKHIDGLKIINAISAEKDVDGFHTTNIGKMMIGDETGFLPCTPAGVVHMFEEYNINLEGKDVLVIGQSNIVGKPMTLLLIKKRATVQVCNSKTKNLSEKLRKADVVVAAAGSPKLVKASDVKEDVVVIDVGINRVDGKLCGDVDFEEVSKKASFITPVPGGVGPMTIAMLIKNTFKSYKQKIDK, encoded by the coding sequence ATGAAAGGAGATACTGCTAGAACTGACTTAGTGGTAAAAGCTATGACTATAATTGACGGAAAGGCACTTTCAGAAAAGGTTTTGAAAGAAATTGAAAAGGAGCATAGTGAGCTGGAAAAAAAAGTTGGAAGAAAAGCTGGACTTGCAGTAATTATAGTAGGAGAAAATCCCGCTTCACAAATTTATGTAAGAAATAAAATAAGAGCATGTGAAAAAGTAGGATTTCATTCTGAAACAATTAGGCTTGATGAAAACATTACAGAAGAAAATTTACTTTTGGAAATTGAAAAATTGAATAACAATAGCAATATAGATGGAATTCTGGTACAATTGCCGATTCCAAAACATATTGACGGATTGAAAATTATAAATGCAATTTCAGCTGAAAAGGATGTGGACGGGTTTCACACAACAAATATTGGAAAAATGATGATTGGAGATGAAACAGGATTTTTACCTTGCACACCAGCTGGAGTAGTTCACATGTTTGAGGAATACAACATTAATCTGGAAGGAAAAGATGTCCTTGTAATTGGACAAAGCAATATCGTAGGAAAACCAATGACACTTTTACTTATAAAAAAACGTGCAACAGTTCAGGTATGTAATTCAAAAACAAAAAATCTATCTGAAAAGCTGCGAAAAGCTGATGTAGTTGTAGCAGCCGCAGGTTCTCCAAAATTGGTAAAAGCATCTGATGTGAAAGAAGATGTTGTTGTAATTGATGTTGGAATAAACCGTGTGGACGGAAAACTGTGTGGAGATGTGGACTTTGAGGAAGTTTCTAAAAAAGCCTCATTTATAACCCCAGTTCCTGGCGGTGTTGGTCCAATGACAATAGCAATGTTAATAAAAAACACATTCAAATCTTATAAACAAAAAATAGATAAATAA
- the accB gene encoding acetyl-CoA carboxylase biotin carboxyl carrier protein — protein sequence MRDKIKFIEKLAESINENKIESVKYEDNNFEVSLTKKRKERNVIFSSPMAQPAAANVQQEAETQEVDVSVETVVTPEEISGTKITSPMVGTFYASPSPTAGPFVKEGDSVTEGQTLCIVEAMKLMNEVKSTVSGKVKKILVKDKDGIKKGQTLMIIE from the coding sequence ATGAGAGATAAAATTAAATTTATTGAAAAATTAGCTGAAAGTATAAATGAAAATAAAATTGAGTCTGTAAAGTATGAAGATAACAATTTTGAAGTTTCATTAACAAAAAAAAGAAAAGAAAGAAATGTTATTTTTAGCAGTCCAATGGCTCAACCTGCAGCGGCAAATGTTCAACAAGAAGCAGAAACGCAGGAAGTGGATGTATCAGTCGAAACAGTAGTCACTCCAGAAGAAATTTCAGGAACAAAAATTACTTCCCCGATGGTTGGAACTTTTTATGCCTCGCCATCTCCCACAGCTGGTCCATTTGTAAAGGAAGGGGATTCTGTAACAGAAGGACAAACACTTTGTATTGTTGAAGCAATGAAACTTATGAATGAAGTAAAATCAACAGTTTCAGGAAAAGTGAAAAAAATATTGGTAAAAGATAAAGACGGTATAAAAAAAGGACAAACATTGATGATTATTGAATAA
- the fmt gene encoding methionyl-tRNA formyltransferase, whose protein sequence is MKTIFMGTPEFAIPSLEVVFKNTDLQLIFTKEDKINARGNKIIFSPVKQFGIDNDVEIVQPKKMKDEEVINKIKEINPDLIVVVAYGKILPKEIIDIPKYGIINVHSSLLPKYRGASPIHSAILNGDTETGVSIMYIEEGLDSGDVILKEYCEITEDDTLGTLHDKLKDLGAAGLKKALKLIENGEVQAEKQDDSKATLVKPITKEQAKIDWNNTKEVIYNQIRGLNPFPSAHTSNEKGENIKIYKSEKIEKKYEDEIENGTIVEIINKKGPVVKVANGGILILEAKFEGKKLQKGVDIINGRKMVIGEKLLYSNSSLKGE, encoded by the coding sequence ATGAAGACAATATTTATGGGAACGCCAGAATTTGCAATACCAAGTCTGGAAGTTGTATTTAAAAATACGGATTTACAGCTTATTTTTACAAAAGAGGATAAAATAAATGCCAGAGGAAATAAAATTATATTTTCTCCCGTAAAACAGTTTGGAATTGACAATGATGTTGAAATCGTTCAGCCAAAAAAAATGAAGGATGAAGAGGTTATAAACAAAATTAAGGAAATAAATCCTGATTTAATCGTGGTTGTGGCTTATGGGAAAATTTTGCCAAAAGAAATAATTGATATTCCAAAATATGGAATAATAAACGTGCATTCTTCACTTTTGCCGAAATATAGGGGAGCTTCGCCTATTCATTCTGCTATTTTAAATGGGGACACTGAAACAGGCGTGAGCATAATGTATATTGAGGAAGGGCTAGATTCTGGAGATGTGATTTTAAAGGAATATTGTGAAATTACAGAAGATGATACGCTTGGAACTCTGCACGATAAATTGAAGGATTTGGGAGCGGCTGGACTTAAAAAGGCGTTGAAACTGATTGAAAATGGGGAAGTTCAGGCAGAAAAGCAGGATGATAGCAAAGCCACTTTAGTAAAGCCGATTACAAAGGAGCAGGCAAAAATCGACTGGAATAACACAAAAGAAGTTATTTACAATCAGATTCGAGGATTAAACCCATTTCCATCGGCACATACTTCCAATGAAAAAGGCGAAAACATAAAAATTTACAAAAGTGAAAAAATTGAAAAAAAATATGAAGATGAAATAGAAAATGGTACAATTGTCGAAATTATCAATAAAAAAGGGCCTGTTGTAAAAGTTGCAAATGGGGGAATATTGATTTTGGAGGCAAAATTTGAAGGGAAAAAACTTCAAAAGGGAGTAGATATTATTAATGGACGTAAAATGGTAATTGGAGAAAAATTATTGTATAGCAATTCTAGTTTAAAAGGAGAATAG